In the Catenovulum adriaticum genome, ACCCAAGCTGCGACTTTGTATTTTCTAATTTTTCAGAGTTTGGTAATTCATCGAGGTATTTAGATAAATTTGCCAGTGCGCCAATACATTGGCAAACTTCATCGTTTTATCAAACTCAAGATGATTTTCGGTTATATGATGGAGAATTGTTTTATCAGCTGCTTGATTTTACGCCTATATTTCCGTCCACTTTGGCTTTTAAAAAAGAGAAATATATTGCATATAATGCGATTTCTGCCAACCTTAAAGGGCAAAATTTGGGGGCAGAAGATTTTTATACAACTTTGATGTTTGCAGCTAAGGGAATACTTGCTTCAGATAGCAAAATTACGGCTAAAATTCGCAAACATGATGAAAACCATTCTGGTAGTAATCTAAAAAATATGGAAGGCGAAATTTTGATCATTGAAGAAATTTATCGGCAATTAAATCAAGATGGAATCAATAATATCCAATTCGCTAAAATTGAACCATCTATTCAATGGCGATTAAATGCTTTGGCTTATCACTATTTTCAAAATAAAGATAAAGCGAATTTTAATCGTGTTTATCATCGCTTGCCTTTTAACTTTAAGTTATTTTTTAAAAAATATGCATTAAAATGGATGGCATAATAACAACTGGTTATAAAAGCATTCACAAGAAACCATTGATTGGGTTATTTTTTCTGAACGGATTAAATTTATTTATAAAATAATTTCATAAAGTTAAGACAAATAATGCCATTTTTTAATCACTGTACCCGAAAAATAATTAGGCAAGGAGTTTATTTTTAACTATGTTTATATGGCCCTCATATCTTGGCGGTATTAAACAACAGTTGTTAATTTCGGAGTACTAAATTATGTTGTCCCTAACCCCTGCCTTAAGAACCTGCAAAGGTGCCTTAATTGCAAGCTTAGCGCTATTTTTATCAACCCAGACTGCTAAAGCAGATAATCAAACCAATTTCCCAGATCGATTTTATTCTGAGCAGGTATTAAATTTACCTATCGAAATAAAAGAAACGGCGGGAGTGGGCGTAGAAAATTATCCTGTTAGTGCAGTTATTCCACTACCACGCGGTCGGTATTTTAACTTATCAGACTTTCGAATGGTGGATGTTAATGGACAAACTATTGCAGCCCAATTTGAGGTTGTTAATTTGTGGTGGGCTCAGGATCAAAGTTTACGC is a window encoding:
- a CDS encoding glycosyltransferase family 2 protein, translated to MIKFSVVIPTYNRAELLLETLDSILSQTYPVNEIIVIDDGSSDDTQAQVAALNHPLIRYIKQDNTGQNIARHNGVLKANYTWVALCDSDDLWTPDHIARLADLIEFYPSCDFVFSNFSEFGNSSRYLDKFASAPIHWQTSSFYQTQDDFRLYDGELFYQLLDFTPIFPSTLAFKKEKYIAYNAISANLKGQNLGAEDFYTTLMFAAKGILASDSKITAKIRKHDENHSGSNLKNMEGEILIIEEIYRQLNQDGINNIQFAKIEPSIQWRLNALAYHYFQNKDKANFNRVYHRLPFNFKLFFKKYALKWMA